One genomic window of Procambarus clarkii isolate CNS0578487 chromosome 43, FALCON_Pclarkii_2.0, whole genome shotgun sequence includes the following:
- the LOC138349921 gene encoding uncharacterized protein, producing MVTIPSSHGHYTQFPRSLYPVPTVTIPSSHGHFPQFPRSLYPVPTVTSPSSHGHYTQFPRSLYPVPTVTIPSSHGHYTQFPRSLYPVPTVTIPSSHGHYTQFPRSLYPVPTVTISSSHGHYIQFPRSLYPVPTVTIPSSHGHYIQFPRSLYPVPMVTIPSSHGHYTQFPRSLYPVPTVTIPSSHGHYTQFPRSLYPVPTVTIPSSHGHYNQFPRSLYPVPMVTIPSSHGHYTQFPRSLYPVPTVTITSSHGHYTQFPRSLYPVPMVTIQFSTALFSPE from the coding sequence ATGGTCACTATACCCAGTTCCCACGGTCACTATACCCAGTTCCCACGGTCACTATACCCAGTTCCCACGGTCACTATACCCAGTTCCCACGGTCACTTCCCCCAGTTCCCACGGTCACTATACCCAGTTCCCACGGTCACTTCCCCCAGTTCCCACGGTCACTATACCCAGTTCCCACGGTCACTATACCCAGTTCCCACGGTCACTATACCCAGTTCCCACGGTCACTATACCCAGTTCCCACGGTCACTATACCCAGTTCCCACGGTCACTATACCCAGTTCCCACGGTCACTATACCCAGTTCCCACGGTCACTATACCCAGTACCCACGGTCACTATATCCAGTTCCCACGGTCACTATATCCAGTTCCCACGGTCACTATACCCAGTTCCCACGGTCACTATACCCAGTTCCCACGGTCACTATATCCAGTTCCCACGGTCACTATATCCAGTTCCCATGGTCACTATACCCAGTTCCCACGGTCACTATACCCAGTTCCCACGGTCACTATACCCAGTTCCCACGGTCACTATACCCAGTTCCCACGGTCACTATACCCAGTTCCCACGGTCACTATACCCAGTTCCCACGGTCACTATACCCAGTTCCCACGGTCACTATAACCAGTTCCCACGGTCACTATACCCAGTTCCCATGGTCACTATACCCAGTTCCCACGGTCACTATACCCAGTTCCCACGGTCACTATACCCAGTTCCCACGGTCACTATAACCAGTTCCCACGGTCACTATACCCAGTTCCCACGGTCACTATACCCAGTACCCATGGTCACTATCCAGTTCTCAACTGCCCTGTTTTCACCCGAGTGA
- the LOC138349920 gene encoding EMI domain-containing protein 1-like codes for MATHSVQGPYGHPLSPGAMATPLVHGPYGHPLSPGGAYGHPLNPGAIWPPPQSRAHMATPQSRRHMAILLVQEPYGHPLSPGAMATPLVHGPYGHPLSPGAMATPWSRGPYGHPLSPGAMATPLV; via the coding sequence ATGGCCACCCACTCAGTCCAGGGGCCATATGGCCACCCCCTCAGTCCAGGGGCCATGGCCACCCCCTTAGTCCATGGGCCATATGGCCACCCCCTTAGTCCAGGGGGGGCATATGGCCACCCTCTTAATCCAGGGGCCATATGGCCACCCCCTCAGTCCAGGGCCCATATGGCCACCCCTCAGTCCAGGAGACATATGGCCATCCTCTTAGTCCAGGAGCCATATGGCCACCCCCTTAGTCCAGGGGCCATGGCCACCCCCTTAGTCCATGGGCCATATGGCCACCCCCTTAGTCCAGGGGCCATGGCCACCCCCTGGTCCAGGGGGCCATATGGCCACCCGCTTAGTCCAGGGGCCATGGCCACCCCCTTAGTCTAG